Proteins encoded together in one Priestia aryabhattai window:
- a CDS encoding NAD(P)H-dependent flavin oxidoreductase, translating into MKNRITELLDIEYPIISAAMTWVTSAEFVSAVSNAGGMGVLGPNAGQTEKSSSPEDTAERLRKEIQKVKQLTDKPFAVNYIFPMDNNTEDPFTNAIFDILVEEKVKNVIAIGQKVIQKEVNRLKKHNINIIYRDLSPTVQKLVEAGKLGVDALIATGYEAGGHMSDYKISTLSIVPQVTSLVEIPVIAAGGIIDGKGALAAFAMGAEGVYMGTRFIATKENPASEATKQAILNVKSEEFIEFKSGIGHLRTIPTVAGKKAFELINQGKPEEAYKYYGNGFKVGMLDGDLVNGTISLSEAAGGIKEIKTCAEVINEIMNTLEK; encoded by the coding sequence ATGAAAAATCGAATTACAGAACTACTTGACATAGAGTATCCAATTATTTCAGCAGCAATGACATGGGTTACTTCTGCAGAATTTGTATCTGCAGTTTCTAACGCAGGAGGAATGGGAGTGTTGGGGCCCAACGCTGGACAAACAGAAAAGTCTTCAAGTCCAGAAGATACAGCTGAAAGACTTAGAAAAGAAATACAAAAGGTTAAACAACTGACTGATAAACCTTTTGCAGTTAATTATATATTCCCAATGGATAACAACACGGAAGATCCTTTTACGAATGCTATTTTTGACATTTTGGTAGAAGAAAAAGTGAAAAACGTGATTGCAATCGGTCAAAAGGTAATTCAAAAAGAAGTAAATAGACTAAAAAAGCACAACATTAATATTATTTATAGAGATCTTAGCCCTACTGTACAAAAGTTAGTAGAAGCAGGAAAATTAGGCGTGGATGCTCTTATTGCAACAGGTTATGAAGCTGGTGGCCATATGAGTGACTACAAAATCAGTACCCTATCAATTGTACCTCAAGTAACTTCCTTGGTAGAAATCCCTGTCATTGCAGCAGGTGGTATTATTGATGGAAAAGGGGCTCTAGCTGCTTTTGCGATGGGAGCAGAAGGTGTATATATGGGCACACGCTTTATAGCCACAAAAGAAAATCCAGCAAGTGAGGCTACAAAACAAGCAATACTAAATGTAAAAAGTGAGGAATTTATTGAATTTAAATCAGGTATCGGACATTTAAGAACCATTCCTACAGTAGCTGGAAAAAAGGCGTTTGAACTTATCAATCAAGGAAAACCAGAAGAGGCTTATAAATATTACGGAAATGGTTTTAAAGTTGGTATGTTAGATGGGGACTTAGTCAATGGTACTATAAGTTTATCCGAAGCTGCAGGTGGAATAAAAGAGATTAAGACTTGCGCGGAAGTAATTAATGAAATAATGAATACCCTTGAAAAATAA
- the nfsA gene encoding oxygen-insensitive NADPH nitroreductase, protein MNNTIELLCNHTSIRSFIDQPLTEEQRNTIFKAANQTSSFSLLQVVSIIRITDSDLRKKVTQLSGNQPYIEDAAEFWIFCADFNRNHQIAPKVDLDYIEYLLIGSFDAGLMAQNALTAAESMGLGGVYIGGVRLNIAELTEVLNLPKHVVPLVGLCIGHPSGEKPGLKPRLPQSMVMFDNQYQPLDEERLAMYDQQMREYYQDRPVKAPFTVKKVKGWKDHIEDHLERSKLPFMLDYLNKQGFAKK, encoded by the coding sequence ATGAATAATACAATTGAATTACTTTGTAATCATACCTCTATTCGTTCTTTTATAGATCAACCACTGACAGAGGAACAACGAAATACAATCTTTAAGGCGGCTAACCAAACTTCATCATTCAGCCTACTACAAGTGGTTTCTATCATTAGAATTACTGATTCAGATCTTCGAAAAAAGGTGACGCAACTATCTGGTAATCAACCGTATATTGAAGATGCTGCCGAGTTTTGGATTTTTTGTGCTGATTTTAACCGAAATCATCAGATTGCTCCGAAGGTAGACCTTGACTATATAGAATACCTTTTAATCGGTTCATTCGATGCTGGGCTCATGGCTCAAAATGCTTTAACGGCAGCTGAATCAATGGGACTCGGTGGTGTATATATTGGTGGAGTAAGACTTAATATTGCAGAATTAACTGAGGTATTAAATTTACCAAAGCATGTGGTTCCTTTAGTGGGGCTATGCATAGGCCATCCTTCTGGAGAGAAGCCTGGACTAAAACCACGTTTACCTCAATCAATGGTTATGTTTGATAATCAGTATCAACCACTAGATGAAGAAAGGTTAGCAATGTATGACCAACAGATGCGTGAGTATTACCAAGATCGTCCTGTTAAAGCTCCTTTCACAGTAAAGAAAGTAAAGGGATGGAAAGATCATATTGAAGATCATCTTGAAAGAAGTAAACTGCCCTTTATGCTTGATTATTTAAACAAACAAGGATTTGCTAAAAAATAA